The Rubrobacter tropicus nucleotide sequence TTGCGGGATCTGAGGGAGAGGCTCGGCCGCATCGTGATCGGGAACACCGTGGACGGCGAGCCGATAACGGCAGAAGACCTGAAGGCCGCCGGCGCCATGGCGGTGATGCTGAAGGAGGCGATAAAGCCGAACCTGATGCAGACGCTGGAGAACACGCCGGTGCTGGTCCACGCCGGCCCCTTCGGCAACATCGCCACGGGCAACTCCTCCATCGTGGCGGACAGGATCGGCATAAGGGGTGGGGATTACCTGATCACCGAAGCGGGCTTTGGCGCGGACATGGGCGCCGAGCGTTTCTTCAACATCAAGTGCCGCTACTCGGGGCTCAAGGCCGACGCGGCGGTGCTGGTGGCCACCGTGCGCGCCCTCAAGGCCCACTCCGGCAGGTTCGAGGTCGTCGCCGGACGTCCGCTGCCCCCCGAGCTGCTGGAGGAGAACCCCGACGACGTGTTCGCCGGGGCTGACAACCTGAGAAAGCAGATCGAGAACATAAGGCTGCACGGCGTCTCGCCCGTCGTGGCGATCAACGCCTTCCCGACCGACCACGACTCCGAGCACGCCGCCATTCGCGAGATCGCCGAGGAGACCGGGGCGCGCGTCGCCGTCGCCAACCATTTCTCCGAGGGCGGTGCCGGCGCGACCGACCTGGCCGAAGCCGTCGCCGAAGCCTCCGAAGAGCCCACCGAGTTCGGCTTCCTCTACCCCGAGGAGGCGAGCCTCAGGGAGAAGATAGAGACCATAGCCACGAAGGTCTACGGGGCCGACGGCGTGGCCTACGACATGAAGGCCTCCCAGCAGCTCGACTCCTACGAGAAGAACGGTTTCGGGAACCTGCCCGTGTGCATGGCGAAGACGCACCTCTCCATCTCCTCGGACCCGACGCTCCTCGGGGCGCCGAAAGGTTGGACGCTCCCGGTGCGGGAGGTGCGCGCCTCCGTGGGCGCCGGCTTTATCTACCCGCTGTGCGGAGAGATGAGGACCATGCCGGGCCTGAGCGCAACGCCGGCCGCCACGCGCATAGACATAGACGAGAACGGCGAGATCGTGGGCCTCTCGTGATGGAAGACGGCAAGGCAAGTTTTGTTGTGAAAGACGGTACTATCTCTGTCGATGCTTCCGCGGGGAGCGAAAGGACCTTCCGATGACCGAGAGAAGAACGCCGCTGTACGACTTCCACCTCCGTTCGGCGAGGAACGTGGTCAGGGGGGGCGGGGGCTTTATGTTCCCGGCCTCGTACACCTCGCCCGTCGAGGAGCACCTCAACGTGCGCCGCAACGTCGGGATGCAGGACCTCTCGACGATGGGGGAGGTGGACATAAAGGGGCCAGGGGCCGAGAGGCTCGTCAGGCGCCTGCTCGTCAACGAGGTCCAGGACATGGAGCCGGGGCAGTTGCGCTACTCGACGATGTGCAACGAGCGGGGCGGCATCGTCGACGACGTGACCGTATACAAGTTCGACGACGAGCACTTCATGATCGTCGCCAGCTCGGGGCCGCGCCTCAAGACCTTTCGTTGGATCTCCGACCACGCCAGGGGCGCGAGCGCCTACGCGACCGACGTGACCGCGGCGGTGGCCCTCCCGGTCGTCCAGGGTCCGCGCTCCCGGGGTTTCCTCAAGAGCCTCGTGGACGACGTGGACCTCGACGGGCTCCGCTTCTTCCGCTTCGCCCCGTGCCGCATCGGGGAGGTCGAGCTCCTGGTCTCCCGCTCCGGATACACGGGGGAGCTCGGCTACGAGCTATATACCCCGGCTGACCAGGCCGGGGTCCTGTGGGAATTCCTCCTGGAGAAAGGCCGCGAGTTCGACCTCAGGCCCTACGGCGTCGAGGCGATGCAGTCCTTGCGCATCGAGAAGAGCCTGCCGCTCTACGGCCCCGACATAAGCGAGGACGACACCCCGTTCCACGTGGGTCTCTCGCGCTGGATCCGCTTCGGCAAGCGCGACTTCGTCGGACGCGAGGCCCTGCTGCGCCTCCAGGAGAGGGGCCTTGAGAGGCGCTGGGTCGGCCTGACCCTGGAGAGCGCGGTGCCGGCCGCGTCGGGCGCGAAAGTCCACGGCGTCGGCGACGTGGCGACGTTTCGCGAGATGATAGAGACGGGAGCCGAGGCCGGCGAGTACGAGGATGCCGTCATGCCCGGGGAGAGGCAGGTCGGGCGCGTGACCTCCAGCGCCATGGGCCACACCGTCGGCCGGATGCTCGCGATGGCCTACGTGGACACGGCCCACTCCTGGCCCGGCAACAACCTCATCGTCGAGGTAAACGGCCGCCCCGTACCC carries:
- a CDS encoding formate--tetrahydrofolate ligase; protein product: MTFPTKEFPNDLEIARRSKLRPLPEVAGTMGIGPHLLEPYGDAVAKVKLEAIEELSDRPRAKYVVVSAITPTPLGEGKTTTTVGLGQAFSHLGKTATVAVRQPAMGPTFGIKGGAAGGGYSQVVPMEMLNLHLTGDTHAVTSAHNLLSAMIDNHVHQNDDFFHVDRHSITWRRVLDVNDRALRNIIVGLGPRTDGIPRETGFDITAASEVMAILALSTSLRDLRERLGRIVIGNTVDGEPITAEDLKAAGAMAVMLKEAIKPNLMQTLENTPVLVHAGPFGNIATGNSSIVADRIGIRGGDYLITEAGFGADMGAERFFNIKCRYSGLKADAAVLVATVRALKAHSGRFEVVAGRPLPPELLEENPDDVFAGADNLRKQIENIRLHGVSPVVAINAFPTDHDSEHAAIREIAEETGARVAVANHFSEGGAGATDLAEAVAEASEEPTEFGFLYPEEASLREKIETIATKVYGADGVAYDMKASQQLDSYEKNGFGNLPVCMAKTHLSISSDPTLLGAPKGWTLPVREVRASVGAGFIYPLCGEMRTMPGLSATPAATRIDIDENGEIVGLS
- a CDS encoding aminomethyltransferase family protein; its protein translation is MTERRTPLYDFHLRSARNVVRGGGGFMFPASYTSPVEEHLNVRRNVGMQDLSTMGEVDIKGPGAERLVRRLLVNEVQDMEPGQLRYSTMCNERGGIVDDVTVYKFDDEHFMIVASSGPRLKTFRWISDHARGASAYATDVTAAVALPVVQGPRSRGFLKSLVDDVDLDGLRFFRFAPCRIGEVELLVSRSGYTGELGYELYTPADQAGVLWEFLLEKGREFDLRPYGVEAMQSLRIEKSLPLYGPDISEDDTPFHVGLSRWIRFGKRDFVGREALLRLQERGLERRWVGLTLESAVPAASGAKVHGVGDVATFREMIETGAEAGEYEDAVMPGERQVGRVTSSAMGHTVGRMLAMAYVDTAHSWPGNNLIVEVNGRPVPAKVSPTPFFDPENARVRSGPTEDGHRPGPASRAVAGTRPGAPGRSTNGGPGS